In one window of Miscanthus floridulus cultivar M001 chromosome 12, ASM1932011v1, whole genome shotgun sequence DNA:
- the LOC136496741 gene encoding uncharacterized protein has product MDLKDSLSRFKQQQERCQSSLASIAASSSKPKHRAQPAHAPNVLARPSQPIKFSNDTERLQHINSIRKSPVGAQIKLVIELLYKTRQAFTAEQINEATYVDIHGNKAVFDSLRNNPKVSYDGRRFSYKSKHDLKGKDQLLVLIRKFPEGLAVVEVKDAYPNVLEDLQALKAAGEVWLLSNMDSQEDIVYPNDPKAKIKVDDDLKQLFREIELPRDMVDIEKELQKNGFKPMTNTAKRRAAAQINGVKPKAKPKKKQREITKRTKLTNAHLPELFQNLNT; this is encoded by the exons ATGGATCTCAAGGATAGCCTCTCCAGATTTAAGCAACAGCAGGAGAGATGCCAGTCATCTTTGGCGAGCATAGCTGCTTCGAGCTCAAAGCCAAAGCACAGGGCCCAACCAGCACATGCTCCCAACGTTTTAGCACGACCATCACAACCTATTAAGTTTTCAAATGATACAGAAAGGCTGCAGCACATCAATTCGATTAGGAAATCTCCTGTTGGAGCACAGATCAAACTTGTCATCGAACTGCTTTACAAG acaagacaagcttttacTGCAGAGCAGATAAATGAAGCAACTTATGTTGATATCCATGGTAATAAAGCTGTCTTTGACAGCTTGAGAAACAACCCCAAAGTAAGTTATGATGGGAGGCGTTTCTCTTACAAG TCCAAGCATGACCTGAAGGGAAAAGATCAACtgcttgttttgattaggaagtTCCCAGAAGGTCTTGCTGTTGTGGAAGTCAAGGATGCATATCCAAATGTATTAGAAGATTTGCAG GCTCTGAAGGCTGCAGGTGAGGTTTGGCTGTTATCAAACATGGACTCCCAGGAGGACATTGTATACCCTAATGATCCAAAAGCGAAGATCAAGGTTGATGATGACCTGAAGCAGCTCTTCCGTGAAATAGAGCTACCACGTGACATGGTCGACATAGAGAAGGAGCTACAGAAAAACGGTTTCAAGCCCATGACCAATACTGCCAAACGACGAGCAGCTGCCCAGATCAATGGCGTGAAACCCAAGGCTAAGCCCAAAAAGAAGCAGCGTGAGATCACAAAACGGACCAAGCTCACGAATGCCCATCTGCCTGAGCTGTTCCAGAATCTCAACACTTAA